The Schistocerca nitens isolate TAMUIC-IGC-003100 chromosome 7, iqSchNite1.1, whole genome shotgun sequence genome contains a region encoding:
- the LOC126195745 gene encoding mucin-5AC-like: MKASEVDMRILASLIEPALATTAASPATSPTATLQVSPATLPDTGGEPAEATREEASPPASPFTVPVERPAAPQVVALAASPATTGVAKEATTQLESPAVFPSTTQLEPAAAIHKASPATSPSTRHVSSDMTKVTSAPTIEVALPPTTRSMLRASSPGVTEVTSPAAYLTTKRVASLPLEQLVSKASPSASSQIASAIPIACYSMHPITSPVARYNTHQVTSPVARYSTRCVTSRAAGYNTHPVTSLAVGFSTRSVTSPAAGFSTHCATSPAARFSTHCATSPAARFSTHCATSPAARNNTRSVTSPAASFNMTRVARF, translated from the exons ATGAAAGCCAGCGAGGTGGATATGCGCATCCTCGCGTCTCTTATC GAGCCAGCATTAGCAACAACAGCGGCGTCACCAGCCACGTCGCCCACTGCAACACTGCAGGTGTCGCCAGCCACGTTGCCGGACACAGGAGGAGAGCCAGCAGAAGCCACAAGAGAAGAGGCGTCTCCACCTGCGTCACCATTCACAGTACCCGTTGAACGACCAGCTGCACCACAAGTGGTTGCACTAGCCGCGTCACCAGCCACAACAGGCGTGGCCAAGGAGGCCACAACACAACTGGAGTCTCCAGCCGTATTTCCATCCACAACACAACTTGAACCAGCAGCTGCTATACACAAGGCATCTCCCGCCACGTCCCCATCTACAAGACATGTCTCATCAGACATGACAAAAGTGACGTCAGCACCTACAATTGAAGTGGCGTTGCCACCCACAACAAGATCAATGCTTCGAGCCTCATCGCCAGGCGTAACAGAAGTTACATCACCAGCAGCGTACCTAACCACAAAACGTGTAGCCTCATTACCTTTAGAGCAGTTGGTGTCCAAAGCATCACCGTCAGCCTCCTCACAAATAGCATCCGCCATCCCCATTGCCTGCTACAGCATGCATCCTATCACCAGTCCTGTTGCCAGATACAACACTCATCAAGTAACCAGTCCTGTTGCCAGATACAGCACACGCTGTGTCACCAGTCGTGCTGCTGGTTACAACACACATCCTGTCACCAGTCTTGCTGTCGGATTCAGCACACGCAGTGTCACCAGTCCTGCTGCCGGATTCAGCACACACTGTGCCACCAGTCCTGCTGCCCGATTCAGCACACACTGTGCCACCAGTCCTGCTGCCCGATTCAGCACACACTGTGCCACCAGTCCTGCTGCCAGAAACAACACGCGTTCTGTCACCAGTCCTGCTGCCAGCTTCAACATGACTCGTGTCGCAAGATTCTGA